The genomic region TGGTCCAGTTAATGTTGCCAGTATCGGTGCATCTCTACAAACTCTTTTGGTTTGTGCCGTTTTGTCGTCTCAGTGAAGTGGAACCTGCAGCGACACAAAGACCAACACCGCCCcagacaaaagaagaagaactgCAGCCGCCGGAGCAGATCTGCGTCAGGACGAGCCAGAGacatgaggtcagaggtcacgacCATCTCTGTTACATctgtgcactgcaaaaaagaaacatttttatacagcgattTTTACACCTTCCTCTGACGCTCGACCGACGATGTTGAAGAACGagatttgaaccatcaacccTCAGATCAGACAAACCAGCGGAGCCTCTGTCGCCCCCTGTGGGCTGAACAGGTCAGACGCAGGGCGAGATGATCATGTGACCTCACACACTTtgatttttgcatttcttttatttatatttttgtaactgTTCCATTTGAATCACTGCAGGAAAAATCTCCATCTCAAAAGAAAACGTCTCTGTCTCTGGAGGAAACGTGTCGTCTCGTCCAAACGGCTCCTTCAGTTCCATCGAGTTTTTAAAACAATCATCATCATCTCGCCGTCCTTAAGCGGTTAGCGGTTAGCATACTGTGATCTGACACAGCAGAGTGCACAGATCGATGCTAATCAGGTCTTATGTCATTAGAAAAAGCTGACAGGAAGTCGCTCTTATTGTTTGCAGTGCAGATTCTGCGGTGGCGGAggtggtagtagtggcagtagtggcGGCGGTGGCGGCGGCAGCGGCGGTCATATTGGgtaaatgtttatttactaCAGAGCAGCAGCAGATTCAGGATTGATTCCATAAAAACAGCTCTGAGAAAATCCAATCACATCCACagatattaaacataaactCAAACTGGTCCCACTGAGGCTCAAACCAAAAGATCCACCTCTGCAAAGGCACGAACCCAAACCTGCAACGGGACGGACTCACAGGGCTCAGAGGAAGAAGACGTGAAGCTTTACAGTGTGAAAAATCCATCACTTAAACTCTGAGTTTGCTTCGTTTTTATCGACTTCTGTGGCGGCGAATGGGGTTTGGATCTGTGTGTTTGGTTCTTGATGTTTGGTTCTTGGTTCTTGGTGTTTGGTTCTTGATGGAGTTTCTCTGGTGAAGATGGtgataaatgttttataaacGTGGATCTGATTGATCATAATTCAAACatttcaaatgtgtcaaatataaaataatatcgtcagaatgaaaatatgaaaataattaTCGGAGTTTGGAGGAAACTGAGGCCGAGatctgagtttagtcctgacgtttggtttagtccagttctagtcctggtttagtttggacGTGCTGTGTGGAAGTGTAACGCCCCCTAGTGGCTCCTGGGATATGAACTCGGTTATGaaattcattttctatttttgatgttttcatCCTCCATTtggaaatggaaaaaacaaaattcaaaaaGTAGGTCCCAGGTGCAGCTCGGCGTCGGCAGAATCGCCTCGAGTTTAGTGAaggtcagaaaaaaacaacaaaaaccagGATCAAAACTCTTCAGCTGGAAAAGCCAAACAGAGAAAAAGTCCTGTTTCTATGAACTGGACCAAACACATGGAGGTAAtgaaatgtacaatatttaatCATGAAACAGACAAATATGACGcgtttataaaaaatacaaatgtttttgttcacgTGGACAAAGGGACAGCAGTAAGTTACAGGCTCCTTTAAATAAACCACAGCGTCTATAGATTTAAATAGTTTAAACTGACGTCgttcagacaaaaacacagttacAGCAGCGTCTGAAGAAACAAACGAGAAACAAACGAGAAACAAACGAGAAACAAACGAGAAACAAACGTGAAACAAACGAGAAACAAACGAGAAACAAACGAGAAACAAACGAGAAACAAACGTGAAACAAACGTGACGTCATGCACAAAAGCTTCAGCTTCAGACCAAcgtaaacacaaaaaacatgagaccagccaaaacattatgaccacagctactaaaggtccactgtgtaacttttctggtgtttggtctgtctccatggaaatgttccctggaatatcccacagtgtggcattaataaTTAACACATGCTCTAAAATACATTACATCACGCATCCGTACAGTGAGAGCGAGCGTCCTTtacacagatcagacctgtaactgtGACTTAaaaatagatcagtttaatgccatactgtggaacattccaggcaaagcaataacgtttctatggagacgagcaggtggtggaagttacatagtgtgtcttTTGTAATGGCGCCTCTAGTGGCGACATGCTGCTGGTggagccatagctgccctggggtagaagGATCGAAGCGCGACTgacaatctgtgccatcggcccctctgaccgcctcctctgacctcctcctctgacctcctcctctgaccaaagtgctcttgttttgtgacctgtccactccctccctctctgaccCTGGAGCCGCGTGGCGTCTCATCGTCCAcagagggcgtgattgacaggtggattaaccaatcagagagaagcaGGGTCCAttagtgtcaaaaacaaacatggccgctcACGTGAAACacaaaagagaaacagaaaaaacagcaGGTTTGTGAGAATCACCAAAGTCTCAGTCAGATTTTCTTCAGAATTTATTGAGTTGAttgtgattttcatgttttaatgtttcctcctcaaaaacagacttggagttgtgttttgtttcattcacatgtttgagtcactttattattagtctgtaacatctacaaagatcaaaatgcgacgttccaccttgtgatgtcatcaggtggtagttttcatgttaactcctccttttacctttagttcagtcgagataagagacaactccaggactgaaatgatccaaatgattctataaatgaaggtgtgtggagtttaaaaacacagtggagcacttcctgtatcaccacatgatgacatcacaaggtggaacagagtgttttcagtctgagagaagaactcagcctaaatctgcaggtttatgtgtgaaacgtgtgaatgaaacacaggTCCAGGTCTTTCAGATtaagtgtaaatgtggagctttAAACCAAACCAAAGGAGGAAGTGCATCAGGTTTAATCGTAATAATCTGATACTTTGGTGATGTAAAGTCTCATTTGGGTTCATGCTTTTTTCTGCCACATCTGAATTcacaatttagaaaaaaaaacagttcaagTAAAAGCAACGAGTTCATTTTGGGGCAGCTCCAGCGTCGAGGTCCTTCAGAACGAGAGccgcttcagtcctgcttcagtcccgcttcagtccgtCCTCCCAAAGTCAAGTCCCTCTCCAGCCTAAGAGTCGTCTTCTGTTGTGATGACGTGGAAAAGGGTCACGTTGAAAACGACCTGGTGCCCGTTATTCCAGGCGTACAGCGCCCGCTCTCTGGCGTTATACTCGAGCATGGAGATGTGAAAGTACTGATTGTGGAAGGGGATGTCTATGTACTCGTACGTGGAGGTTTTGGTGGAGTAGGCGTAGTAAACTTTAGCTCCAGACAGGTGAGAATTAGTGATGTACAACGTCCCGCAGATCATGAAGGACTCGCCGGCGTTCCTCTTGGAGTACTCCGTGTTCCACGTCTTTAGCACCTGCAGCGTGTCCGGGTCGATCTGAGATATCACCACGTTCCCCGCGTTCTGATTGGTCGCGTACACCACCCACATTCCCAGCTCGTCCGCCATGACGTCGATGTCGGAGTACCCGCCCCACGTGTACGGGTACATGTTGTGAAATCCGGCGAATTCTAAAGCTCGTTGTGCCAGGACGCTGCCCGTGTCGAAGCTGTACTTGACGATGATGTTGCTCTGGTACTTGTTGTAGTACAGCGAGCCGTTGTACACCAGGTGGTTGGTTCCTTCCCATTTGAACGGGAGGCTGTAGGTCCTGGACACCACCCCCGACACGAAGTCCTCCACGTTTTTGAATTCACGCACGATCTTGCTGCTGGTGTAGCTGTCCATGTACCAGATCTGCCAcgaaaacaaacaggaacattatgagtttgtatttttgtacttttatgtttttattggatCATAAAAATCTCACAGTAATGAATCAAAGAGAAAGAGCGAACGACGTCGACGAGGTCGAACAGAGATTATGTCAgaattatatttttgaaattAAAGTTGTTATTTTGTGGAGGCAGAGACTCAAGGACACGacacaaatgtgtttatgtgacgaCACAAATGCGTTTATGTGACGAGCCGCAGATTCAAGAAGCCGTTTATGCACATCAATCGgctctgttagcattagcggctctgttagcattagcggctctgttagcattagctgggTCCAGCAGAGGCTCCAGGTCGTGTACATGTAAATGATCTGACTCTGgtggatgtgttttttttttactgttgtctCTTCACAAACGTGTTCAgcttcagaaaataaaataaaactggtgcatttttattatgaattCAGAAAAGTGGATCATTTTGGTGGAATCTGTCACTTTTTCAACTTTACAATTTCATTCTTTGACCAATagtttaaataaatttaaacttaaaacttaaattTACTTTCCTCAAAAACTAAaatcagtgaaaacaaaagctttaatttgacacagacacaacaaactAACATTAGGATTTAAAGCAGCCCTATgtacttttgtggtggagggttgTCTAatgctgaaatgttccacagtatgacatttaagtTATATAAGTGACCTCACTGGGCagaggtacaggtcagatctgtggagaggccgcCCTCCTCACAGTTAGAATTCATGTTTATCCAGAGTTTTTGCTCTAAAAACACGTCCAGACACGATGCAGGtcgacacgtttaatgccacactgtgagaCATTCAGCCAAAGCGacagtatccatggagataagcaggcgGCAaacccttcatcagaaaagtgacacagtgcttctttaaaacctttttaaaacaaagtctgtgttaaacagactcctcattctctctgttCTAGTTTGAGTCTGATCTGTAAAAGTCCGGCCTCAAACAAACGTCTCGTTCTAACGACATAACccgctctccttctccttctccttctccttctccttctttccatttttccatctttgtTCTCGTTCTCGTTCTTACCCTGTTGTTCCATTTCATTctcatttttacctttttgctctattttgttttcattcatacCCTGTTGTTTGTTCTCATTCTCGTTCTTACTCTATTTGTTCTCGTTCTTTCCCTGTTCTCTCTCATTCTAGTTCTCGTTCTTTCCCTGTTGTTCCGTTTTGTTCTCATTCTCatcctgttgttttgtctccTTCTTATTCTTACTCTGTTGTTCCGTCTCGTTCTCGTTCTTTCCCTGTTCTCTCTCATTCTAGTTCTCGTTCTTACCCTGTTGTTCCGTCTTGTTCTAGTTCTAGTTCTTGTTCTCGTTCTTACCCTGTTGTTCCTGGTCGCTGCGAGGGGGTCGGTCATCCAGGCTCCAAACCGAGTCCCCGAGGTCTTTACAGTCACAGGTCCAGTGATTTTCATTAATTTGCCACAAGCTGCAAAAAAGAAACAGATTAAACCAAATGAAACTGGATTAAACCAAATGAAACTGGATTAAACCAAATGAAACTGGATTAGACCAAATGAAACtggattagaccaggtttaaactggaTTAGACCAGTTTAAACTGGATTAGACCAAATTAAACtggattagaccaggtttaaactggaTTAGACCAAATTAAACTGGATTAGACCAGTTTAAATGGGATTAGACCAGGTGAGACCAGAGCCGAGTGCATTTGGCTCAAACCAGTTTCACGCCTGGACCCTCAGAGAGTGTGACCTTTGTGTGGATGTAAAAGCAGGTGTTACATAGTGCGGCTTTAAAATGTCCTTTCTAAATATAAAGTAACACGAGGCTGAAGTGAAGCGTTTTTTCCGCtggtattttttcttcttttaaagtgttgctgctgctgctgtgtgcaCTTACAATGCAATCACACAAAACCTATTATGTTTTCCTGTCTTCCCTTTGaattctatctctctctctcttttcctctttgaattctatctctctctctcttttcctctttgaattctatctctcttttcctctttggaCGCGGGAGcacagaacattttacaccaAAGAGTCTGTGGATCAGAAACAATTTTCAGCACCGCGGCTCTGAGCAAAAATCACATCCTCCAAAACACAGTATCAATTTGGTTTGGGACGACACATGAAAATAACTAGAATCTGAGGCCGTGGAAACGGGAGCGTAACCGTCCCGAGAGGCCGCTATCTcacagcactgctctgtctacgGCGCACGGGGCCGTGGGTTTTTACTGTAAAACCAGGAGGAGCCAAAGAGTCTGAGGTGTAAGAGACGGGTTTGTGCGTTTACTTGACCTGAACACAAATAAGATGTGAAATGTGTGTCTGAAATAAAGAGCCGGGAATTGTTTTAGGAATCGGATGGAGGTGCGTTGAGGTGTGTGGTgcaggagggggcggggctacagTCACAGAGCGACACACTGGGACGTCCAATCAGACGAGCCTGTGCTCAGAGGTCTGTTTATTCTCACACCTGCGCGttactgcagttttattttaactctACAAAGTGTGAATTTGACTAAAAACACAAGAGTGAGTGTAGGACAAAAGAGTCTGGAACAAaatctctgcagctctttgtacttttcacatttcagaggtaaattcatgtttttacttccacgtaaatgcaaaataaaaataacaatagatGGACTGGGATCTTCACACAGTTTAAACAAAAATCTGTGTCCTGTTTACGTTTTATCAGGACGTTTAGAACAAACGCCACACGATCCTCGAGCTAAAGTCTGACCAAGACTCAACACGATCATACAGACGTGTCCCTGGGTGGACGACTGCgcgggtcaaatgcaaaggacaaatttcCTCATGTCGGTTTAAtccctgagtcgtccaggtctgatccacaacAAAAGATGAATTAACTCTAAAGATGAATTAACTCTTAAGCGCCGGACGCTTTCTCCGCCCacagactcgcggttgtggactttatgtgtgtaaattcaaacggcgtctcaaagtagagacatgaggctctttaaatatgtcactgtcattacgacACCGCCCGacgtcgggcggtggaaggaatactttgaggatctcctcaatcccactgttacgtcttccgaggaggaagcagaaactggggacccagaggcggactcgtccatcaccctggctgaagtcactgaggtggttggcaagctcctcggtggcaaggctccgggggtggacgagatccgtcctgagtacctcaagtctctggatgttgtgggactgtcttggctgacacgtctctgcaacatcgcgtggcggtcggggacagtacctgtggaatggcagaccggggtggtggtccctctgtataagaagggggaccggagggtgtgttccaattacaggggaatcacactcctcagccttcccggtaaggtctattccagggtactggagaggagaatccgaccgatagtcgaacctcggattcaggaggagcagtgtggttttcgtcctggtcgtggaacactggaccagctctatactcttcatcgggtcctcgagggctcatgggagtttgcccaaccagtccacatatgttttgtggatttggagaaggcattcgaccgtgtccctcgtggtgtcctttggggggtgctctgggagtatggggtccggggctctttgctaagggctgtccggtccctgtatgaccggagcaggagctgtgttcgcattgccggcagtaagtcagacctgttcccggtgcatgttggactccgccagggctgccctttgtcaccggttctgttcattatatttatggacagaatttctaggcgcagccaggggccggagggggtctggtttgggaaccataggatttcatctctgctgtttgcagatgatgttgtcctgatggcttcttcgagccaggacctgcagcactggggtggtttgcagccgagtgtgaagcggctgggatgagaatcagctcctccaaatccgaggccatggttctcgaccggaaaaaggtggtttgctctctccgggtggtgagtctctgccccaagtggaggagttcaagtatctcggggtcttgttcacgagtgagggaaggatggagcgggagattgacaggcggatcggtgcagcgtctgcagtgatgcggtcgctgtatcggtccgttgtggtaaagaaggagctgagccagaaggcgaagctctcgatttaccggtcaatctacgttcctaccctcacctatggtcatgagctttgggtaatgaccgaaaggacaagatcgcggatacaagcggctgaaatgggcttcctccgcagagtggccgggcgcacccttagggatagggtgaggagctcggtcacacgggaggagctcggagtagagccgctgctcctacacgttgagaggaaccagctgaggtggctcgggcatctgctcaggatgcctcctggacgcctccctagggaggtgttctgggcatgtcccaccgggaggaggccccggggaagacccaggacacgctggagggactatgtctctctggcctgggaacgccttggggtcccaccggaggagctggaggacgtgtccggggtgagggaagtctgggagtccctgcttagactgatgccccgtgacccggccccggataagcggaagaaaatggatggatggatggactgtcATTACGGTCATTACGTCGCCCTCggagacgaccaatcagagcagagttatttgatgcgtcaaaggaaaaatacggatggatgtgtaaaatagagatagttgtgtgaaaaaaggcaaaagtacaggctgatacttcctttaacgtgagttttatggctaaaaaaagataaaagtcGAGGGTTAAATCTCTCAGCgaggcagtgtccagctgcAATAATCTGAAGACCTGACTAGGACGAGCGGCAAAACGTCTTcaacaacgatttgtccagtgacagatttaatttcgtcttttgctaaatTTCCTTGAGGGAAACaataatatacaataatataacaataaagTGTGACCTTAACCTGAGTCTGCtttatgacctttgaccttttgagCTGTGTGTGAATCGTTCTGTGGTCAGCGTTTGAATCTCTCCGTGTGAGTTTTTCCTTCCTGACACACACTGTCCTGCTGTAAACTCTGCTCAGAGGAGGAGCCTGAACCAAAGGAGCCGTCTGATATAAACCTCCTTCCccgttttatttttactgcagaTCGACGCGATTCACATGATGAACGACCTATTTCCAGATCAAAACTTGACACGTTTGCAGCCCTGGTATTACAGTGTGAGCCTGGGGTTATGTTCGGCTGTAAATCGAACTCTTTGTTGAATTTGAAATAATCCAAACTCAGAAATCATGTTTGGGATGAAATACTAGAACATTCTGCGTGTTCATGTTTATGTAGAACAGCGTACAGTTTAACGAGAGCGTCCAAAAGCCTCGTCTGAGCAGAGTTTGAAGATTTGATTCGCTCTAGAGCTTCATATTTGACATTACCTGTGCGCCGTGTGGCTCTAACTGTTCAGAAGTGAAAGTTTTATCTGTTCTACGTCGTTTAATCTGCTCGTTTTGAcctgaaactgaaaataaaacaggagtTGTTCCGTGAGACGTACTGAGTTTGCCCATACAGGAGCGGAGCCTGCTGTCCAGCCGCAGGACCCTCTGGTACAGCTCGTCGTAGTCGTAGGCTCCCAGCTCCTCCTGGATCCCCGCCAGCACCAGCGACAGGTTCCTGATCTCCTCCTTAAACTGAGAGATGAGAGCGGCGTCCATTTTGTACTGCTCCAACACCGGGATCAGCGGCTTCAGCTCGTCCATCTTCTCCTTCATCTCCTAAAGGTGAAAACGGCAAATATACGTCACATaacagagtcgatggagcaggaagtgcgcccgtgatcacttcctgtttggaacgcggtggttAGCaggtctatgctagcaggttatctatgtccttttatataaacagtctgtgtttaCAACTAATCCACACGTGTAAAAGTTTTATCAGTTTCATTCTTTTTCATGATCAGGacaaaactgcattttgtttttttttgttttccaatttaaatgtaataatgtttCATACTTAAATTACATTCTACACACGGCTCCTCTGAGCTCTGTACTTCAGCTCATTCGCTCTGGTCACACTTGGCGTTGGTTAAACTCTCTGTAGCCGCAGCTGCCCCGGGGTCACTCTGCACCACTGACCTCTCCAACGACGACCATTAAAGGTCAAACATTCACCAGGACAAGGTGGGCGGCCTCACCCCAGGACACATCAGTAAACAAGACTGAACCGTCCACCTACACAGTGTGTGCGCAAAAATCTCCCATGATGCCTTGtggttgttgtgtttgtaaaatcAATGAGCCGTAGTAGTTTATAATAAAGTGTCCAGACATGAGGCTCGATCGAGTTTTGAACAGAGATTAGACCTGGAAGTTCCGCTCCATGATGGACTTCCTCTCTTCGATCTGTCTGAACTTGGTCCTCAGGCCTTTCATCTGATTCTCCATCTTCATCACGTACTGGAAGTCTCTCTGTGTGCGAAGGTTCAACACCTCTATGGACTGAGACATGTTCTGGACCTGAGAagacaacgacaacaacaacgtCTCAAAAGGCGTTTTCATGTTGGTTCGAAATGAGAAGATCTGATGAGGACGACCAAGAACAAAAGTCAC from Periophthalmus magnuspinnatus isolate fPerMag1 chromosome 20, fPerMag1.2.pri, whole genome shotgun sequence harbors:
- the olfm3a gene encoding noelin-3a isoform X2, with amino-acid sequence MRLQLSLYPGLLLTVFGLCPSMTIGPKEGWRVFNSAQDADGRCICTVVAPEQGLCSRDAKSRQLRQLLEKEMKEKMDELKPLIPVLEQYKMDAALISQFKEEIRNLSLVLAGIQEELGAYDYDELYQRVLRLDSRLRSCMGKLTCGKLMKITGPVTVKTSGTRFGAWMTDPLAATRNNRIWYMDSYTSSKIVREFKNVEDFVSGVVSRTYSLPFKWEGTNHLVYNGSLYYNKYQSNIIVKYSFDTGSVLAQRALEFAGFHNMYPYTWGGYSDIDVMADELGMWVVYATNQNAGNVVISQIDPDTLQVLKTWNTEYSKRNAGESFMICGTLYITNSHLSGAKVYYAYSTKTSTYEYIDIPFHNQYFHISMLEYNARERALYAWNNGHQVVFNVTLFHVITTEDDS
- the olfm3a gene encoding noelin-3a isoform X1, with the protein product MRLQLSLYPGLLLTVFGLCPSMTIGPKEGWRVFNSAQDADGRCICTVVAPEQGLCSRDAKSRQLRQLLEKVQNMSQSIEVLNLRTQRDFQYVMKMENQMKGLRTKFRQIEERKSIMERNFQEMKEKMDELKPLIPVLEQYKMDAALISQFKEEIRNLSLVLAGIQEELGAYDYDELYQRVLRLDSRLRSCMGKLTCGKLMKITGPVTVKTSGTRFGAWMTDPLAATRNNRIWYMDSYTSSKIVREFKNVEDFVSGVVSRTYSLPFKWEGTNHLVYNGSLYYNKYQSNIIVKYSFDTGSVLAQRALEFAGFHNMYPYTWGGYSDIDVMADELGMWVVYATNQNAGNVVISQIDPDTLQVLKTWNTEYSKRNAGESFMICGTLYITNSHLSGAKVYYAYSTKTSTYEYIDIPFHNQYFHISMLEYNARERALYAWNNGHQVVFNVTLFHVITTEDDS